The following are encoded together in the Triticum dicoccoides isolate Atlit2015 ecotype Zavitan chromosome 6B, WEW_v2.0, whole genome shotgun sequence genome:
- the LOC119325921 gene encoding ERAD-associated E3 ubiquitin-protein ligase component HRD3-like — MTACNYFLRAVNAGQPKAIYQVAKLFQKGIGLKRNLHMATVLYKSVAERGPWSSMSRWALESYLKGDIGKALLLYSRMADLGYEVAQSNAAWILDRYGDEHICMGESGFCSDMERHLRAHALWWQASEQGNEHAALLIGDAYYYGRGVGRDYERAAEAYMHAQSQSNAQAMFNLGYMHEHGHGLPLDLHLAKRYYDQAVEVDSAAKLPVMLALTSLWIRKNYAGSFMVRHYFLFVWLSCIQEIGSICIVHL, encoded by the exons ATGACAGCATGCAATTATTTTCTTCGTGCAGTAAATGCTGGGCAACCAAAAGCTATTTATCAAGTGGCAAAGTTGTTCCAAAAAGGAATTGGTCTTAAGAGGAACCTCCATATG GCAACAGTTTTGTACAAGTCTGTTGCTGAGAGGGGCCCCTGGAGCTCGATGTCTAGGTGGGCTCTAGAATCTTATTTAAAAGGCGACATAGGGAAGGCATTGCTCTTATATTCTAGAATGGCAGATCTTGGGTACGAGGTTGCCCAAAGCAATGCCGCCTGGATTCTTGATAGATATGGCGATGAACATATTTGCATGGGAGAATCTGGCTTCTGTTCAGATATGGAAAGACATCTCCGTGCACATGCTTTGTGGTGGCAAGCATCTGAGCAGGGTAATGAGCATGCTGCTCTGTTGATTGGCGATGCCTACTACTATGGCCGG GGTGTAGGGAGGGACTATGAGCGTGCAGCAGAGGCATATATGCATGCTCAATCACAGTCTAATGCCCAGGCCATGTTTAACCTTGGGTACATGCACGAGCACGGTCATGGACTTCCCCTTGATCTGCACTTGGCAAAAAGATATTATGATCAGGCTGTGGAGGTGGATTCAGCAGCTAAGCTTCCTGTCATGCTCGCACTAACTAGTCTATGGATAAGGAAAAACTATGCTGGCAGTTTTATGGTAAGACATTATTTTCTCTTTGTATGGCTTAGTTGCATACAAGAAATAGGAAGTATCTGTATAGTTCACTTGTAG